tgttcaaaaaagatacaaatgatcataaatcgtatgaatataaAGTCTCGttaatagatatttatattatatatatacacattaacattatttaaatttaattatatactatataaaaatatgaaaataagttaatttcaaaatttgcattgaaaaattattgagatcttaatattttaattttgaaatttgtactgataaatctcacattaaaagttttgtgattaaaaatttaaatttttgttacagcagatataaaaatgttaataaaatcatatgagtagaaaatgTCAATGACAAGATTTCAATCACCTTATTTTGAGTCTGttcgaagaatgagagatttgatcattcatctaatatactatatatatatgtatatatatgtcaatgtcactaaagtttaattatataccatacaaagttttgattgtaaataaacaaaatgtattggtcttaatttatgttcttactctaatatatatatttgtatgtatataaattattttttaaataggtggtttctaatacattatttgatactgaaAATCTAAGAAATacacttcttcaaatcgaaatgaattttaatattggaagcactatatatataatatttcattcagattaaatattttagtcttgatttttattcttaaaaatcttttaatgaaatatcatgacaagatttcAATTACCTCATTTTGAGTCTGTTcgagaatgagagatttgatcattcatctaatattttttttcctaatacTCTATCTAGCTAATACAATTGTAAAAATGAGAGATTTagactatttattataaatttctggtttatcatttaataaattacACAGTTCTTACTTTATACACATTTTACATATACTATAatggtaaagtattatatatatttttttgttgttttagaattagataagtaaaataagttaataaaataagttttattaataaaataagtaattagTTTTGCTGTTCtcgaattagatgatttttagaccgaactgataaatatatactagatatgcatttatatttcgagtctatagttatattctataacaacttgatatattagatttgaacactaacctgtgaATAGAGTGCCaatgattttcttcaaaattttgattcttagatatgtatctggagtaGAACTATTTTTTACAGATGTCTAtcttttttaattgacacttatgtaattcactgaattcacataagaagtttttttttaacaccaaaTTGATTAATAATTGCGAAGAACTAGTACAaaaaattgacacttatgtaattcagcGAATTCACttaagaagttaaaaaagaaaaaaaactcatattAGTGAAACAGAAACGAGAATaaaagcacaattttatagatgtagaaaatgaaatcacttatgtagagtcaatagtaaacaaatcgagagcagaaaacctaatctcatttctttattttacaatcgatgttgtctatcttgtttttgtgatttgtgcCAGCcgcaaaaattaatttttttttgtgcatatgaagtcttaaaaataattaaaatgagttgtCATTcattaactcttcaacaacgaccatacatttaagagaccaacatttgtatttgtCATTTTGCAATCGATAAAGATtatagtgttgcaaaatgttatcatctagtctatactattaatgaacaaatattagtataaaaaaCTCACCCTTCACATGCGCGCGGGTAATTATCatctagtctatactattaaatcagAATCTCTACTAGAATTCTGCCCATagtttttagaattatttataACGATATGCCATTactgtttaaaattttcattaataattaaaattaaccaGATTTTCTCGTTTATTTACTGCATTTAATTGATTGAACTTCGTTTTTAATAGCTTAGTCATatttggaatatatatatatattcagtacAAAGCGTGGACATATTATGCCTTAATAAAATTGGGTTCCATTTTTAAACTTTGTTTTCATTATTAActactatatattatttacttaaaaaaataattattaaaaacaaaagttattaAGCTATAATAATTACAAATTCACGTCAAAAAggctaaaaaaataatttgaaacatCAAATTACAGAATTGGTCAATTAATTACTGCATACTCAAATATTTAATGTAAATGTTAACTTAAAATATACATttgtttaaataaaagtttttcgCACTTTTAAAGAGctgatcaaaatctagttttaattGATGATATAAACATTACTCATCAACGAAAGTAACTATAGTTTGATTTATCTTAAAAACTTTGTAAACCCTTCAGAATATACTACATGGAGTGCATtgtatcaatattattaaaatattgtaaGATGATACAATACTTAATTTAAAAAAGGagattatataatatttgagcaaaaaaggaagaagattatataatagttattttaGAAAAGGAGATAATACAATATCTGagcaaaaaaggaagaagattatataatacttaaaatcGAATTCAAGCAGTCAATAGTCTTAACAAGTCTATATACCTGCTTTTTTTGTCCGGCACTTCATAACCTCTAGCTATTTATATATACACCACCAACCCTTGACAAGTATGTTTTTCATAGAACTTCTTAATATTCGTCTCCTTTAAATTAAACCCACAACACTCTCTCCTCTTCGTAATCCTCAGCTCCCCATTTATCATTGAGTTAGAATGAATCAATCTTCAGGTAATCTTCCCAATTCTTCAGTTAATTCTTTTTAATCCAAGATCAATCGATATCCGTATACCCAACCGTTATTCCATCACCACCAATTCGTTGTATAACCTAATCATCATTTTTAGCCGTAGCGGAAAAACCTTCACAGGGGCCGTACACAAGTCCACCGCCGATTGGTTATCCGACCAGAGATGCGGTGGTTGGTGATCCTCGGGTATCGTCAGTGGAGACGAAGTCCAAGGGTGATGGGTTTTGGAAAGGATGGTACACATTTATCTTGATTCGTATAATTAATTTCAGAAAACGttcttcatatatttataattttaacaaaaCCCATTGAATTTTATTCTGTAGACTAATAAGTGCTTCTAGTCATACGTTAATCTTTTGGAAAATATTTATACAGTACGCAagtcttttgtttatttttttatttttgggaaaaagtcttttgtttctttatggtctgttttgtaaaatttatgtGTTTCTCTATTTtgctggattttttttttttaaatcaccagaatttttttttaaaaatatataattcagcttattttttttctaaaaaaagtgtgttcatattttagttatttcaaCCTCTCATATTCTCAGCATAATAATcgcaaagaaacaaaaaggcTTACAAGTTAAGCTAAGCTGGTCTTGTCTATTGGCAGCACAGCTGCCATATGCTGCTGTTGTGTCCTGGACGCATGCTTCTGAGACTTCGGAGTTAAAGATTTTATGCAGATTATTgctgtaataaaatatatttgatgatTTGTTGTGTTACTTAATTACTCTTTATATGTGGAATAAACTCTGCCGATGGTTGTTTTAGTTATGTTTCGCAATATAAAAGATCATGCTATATATTAAAGTGATCGAGTTAGGTTTATCGAACTAATACCAAACGGATGTGATTCGGTTCCTCACGCAATTTTGAATGACCAAGACGAGGATTGTGGCTGGCTAACCCAAATAGAATAGTTAggttttgaaaatgttttttttttcgaaaattatctttattaaaaaataaaagaaaaacatagtgGGAAAATgtatctttattaaaaaaaaaaatgtatctttatTACGCATGAAAACGCAGTAGCAAAGTAAGAGGATATTTTCCAACGaaagtaatatatttatttttcatattatttcATATCTACTTGTTTAGAACTATGCATGCAGCATGCTACTTGTTGTAATACGTAGAGATTAAGTTCTAAAACATGCATAAATAATATACAATGACTAATTCGTGAAAATGTCAGTTGATTGATCTACAGTTATCGAATTGTTTGACGTTATTCTACATGGTTGTCGAAAATTACGTTAGAGAAACCTTTCGTCCAATTGATTGATAGCTGGCAGCCGTTTTTTTTACCACGAATGTCGCCGTCTTGACCTCTGAATACCCTTCATTATCAGGTCTTcagtatttaatattattttctttcagCCCTGATACAAATCGGTCAAAAGTATCGACCACTTATCTTAATCACAAAactattccaaaaaaaaaaaaaaaacatgtacaaCCAATGTCATATTCaaatcacaatactaaaagcagCATATTCTGTGTCTAGAGAACGCCACGTCCTCAAAAATATTCGTCCAATCAGAATCAGTTAATTGTCCACGTCAGATGGGCCTcacaattgttttttaaattggCCCAACTGGACACAAAACACACAAAGAAACACGTCGAAGGATGACGCTTCGCTTCACCTCTGCCAGTTCGTCTTCTCCAATTGAAGAGTAAAGAAACCGAGTAGTAATCGAGCCAATTCTACACAATCAATACGTTCTTAATGATTTCATTCCATCTCCCTCTTTTTTCCCTCTTTGGATTTGTCCGATCGATTAGAACTTCGTAATTAGATCTGAAATTCGCGAGCTTTAGGTCAACTGGTTTCGTCTCTGTGCAATTCAAGGAGCTAGCTCAGGCTTATGAGGTTCTCAGCGAAGCGGAGAAGCGTGAGATCTATGATCTGTACGGTGAGGATGCGCTCAAGGAAGGAATTGGTGGTGGAGGCGGTGGTCATGACCCCTTTGATATCTTCTCCTCTTtctttggtggtggtggtggacacCCTTTCGGAGGTTAGTCTCTCATCTCCCAATCTGAGAAGAGTTTTTGACTTTTGAATAGATGATAAaggtttgattttttggttttgattaggTGGCAGCAGCCGTGGAAAGAGGCAGAGGCGTGGTGAAGATGTTGTTCACCCTCTGAAGGTTTCCCTTGAGGATCTTTATCTCGAGACAACGAAGAAGCTCTCGCTTTCTAGGAAGGCTTTGTGCTTAAAGTGTAACGGGTGAGTACTTTTTTAAAGGAATACAACAAGAAAGATTTTTTCTCTAATACCTACACCAACGCAAAGCTCTTTGTGATCAAATCGTATAGCGAAGATGATATTCACAAAAGCATCAAATATAATGTGTGGTCCAGTACCTCTAATGGCAACAAGAAGCTTAACGCTGCGTATAACGAAGCAGCTGGAGACAAGTCCTCCTGTCCTGTTTTTCTCATCTTCTCTGTAAGTGAAATATGGCAAAAGTTTGgttgttttgatttggttccGATTTGGATATaaatgaaatgattttttttgtaacaggtAAACACAAGTGGGCAGTTTGTTGGTTTAGCGGAGATGGTATGACCAGTTGATTAGAACCAGATGGCGGAGTGCTGGCAGCAGGACAAGTGGGTTGGTTGCTTCCCTGTTAAGTGTCACATCGTTAAAGATATCCTGAATAGTTCCTTGAGGCATATTACGCTTGAGAATGATGAGAACAAGCCTGTTACTAATAGCCATGATACACAGGAGGTTAGAGAGTCTTCTGGTTTCCTTTCTTAGTTTCTCCCTCTGTCatgtgaaaaaaaattaaattttagtttctgTGGATTTTGAAATGGGCAGGTAAAGATAGAGCAAGGAGTCAaagtaatcattttttttaaggaaCATGTGAGCAAGACATGCATACTCAATGATTTTGTCTTCTATGAGAATTGTGAAAATATAATCAAAGACTGggaaaaagaaacaccaacTGTATAAAAGACaggtaaaaacaacaaaactcaTAGTGTGGTGCTCTTATCTAGATAAATATCTGATGGAGATTGTTTATCTTTCAGCAATCTTTTACTGCCAGTGACAAAAAGGCAACACCAAAAGACAAATCTAAGGAAACCAGTGTGATAGCAGAAGTGGCTGAAGAGATATCACAAAACAGTGTTGCAGAAGTTGCGAGCACATGCTGAATCGCATGCTGAGTGCAGCAGCAAGCTGCTTACTTTACTTTGGATGGGTTTTTTTGTCCGTTTTCTCCACCAAATTTGCTCACTCTTTTCTTAGGAGTTTGGTTTTCTTTTGGTAGTTGGTTTTTGAAGTTGTAGAAGATATATGAGTAAAAATGATTTCGaaggctatatatatatttctttttcttaaaagttcaatgcaaaaatatattttctgtatGTTTTTGTAACTTCATTCACAAAATTTCAATCAGAAAATAAAGGGCATTGTAattgagaaaagaaagaaaacaaatcaaccTTTGTGAGCTATTTGAACAAATAAATGTTGGAAACCAACTCTTGGTCGTCTCTCCGCCACTGGTGTATCCCATGAGCTTCCTTATAGTCTTCAGAAGCAGTCCGGTTTACAATCAGCTTAGCAGATGGGATGACGTGATCTTGCACATCCACTGTAAAATGCTTCAAAACAGTCAAAGAAATATGATATTATACATCAATTCGCTGAAACAAAATAAGTTAAAGGTTCACATATTACTTGACAGACAAGTTATTTATCAAACCACTAGAGCATAAGAGACCAAAAAACTAACAACATAGTTTTCCACTACAAAAAGGGTCACCCACAATTGGCAAAGCCAAGTGAATGACactttaaaaaacttaaaacacaaCACTGTTAACGGGACTATGAAATACAGCCGATCAATACCCGAACTTAACCCAATACTTCTAACCGAAACACTACCAATCCCACACATTTTAAAAACAGCAGCAGGTTCATGGCTTTAGACTCCAGTATTAACCTTACCATATcgtaattaacttttttttttgttatcctagAGAGACCATCTATTAAGTTATATTTGGCAGACTAAGTACGATCTTGGTGGATCTATCTTTtgtatcatttaaaaataaatgatagaagtttgtatcatttaattttgtgatacaatttacatttttttttgtaagatcgatttgtttttttctcctttttttttgttttcatttggtTGTTAATGCGAGCTTTGTAGTTTTTTGGTGGGGGTAGTGTTCTCTATCGAAATCTTATTTACATGTTTGTGGAACTTCCCTGACATCTGACATATTTTGTTTACTATTAAGATTctaattgtaaatttatttaagaaaaaaaatatacgaacccggcgcgtagcgccggaataccactagtgcATATAAGAACTTTATATAGAGAAATCATATTGTAAGATAAAAAAATGGTTCTGTTTTACTGTAAAAAAGTAACTTtcttttgctaaaaaaaaaaaaggggaagACTTTGGACCTTCATTTTACAAGACAAGACTTGTGTTTTGTTGTGATGTTTTGTATGGATTTCTATAGCCAAGCCCATTTTATATGGGCCGCCTTTAGGGTTTTCCGTAGGACACATATAAATGCCGAAAACCTAGACATTTCTCCGTTGGTTGTCTCTGCAACTAAACCCTTTTCGCCGGAAGAGAGCAGCAGCCATGGTTAAGTTCCTGAAGCAGAACAAAGCTGTGATCCTCCTCCAAGGCCGTTACGCCGGCAAGAAGGCAGTGATCATCCGCTCCTTCGACGACGGAAACCGTGAGCGTCCTTACGGACACTGCCTCGTCGCGGGACTGAAGAAGTATCCGAGCAAGGTCATCCGCAAGGACTCAGCCAAGAAGACGGCGAAGAAATCTCGAGTCAAGTGCTTCATAAAGGTCGTGAACTACCAGCATCTGATGCCTACTCGTTACACATTGGACGTGGATCTGAAGGAGGTTGCGACTGTGGAAGCTCTGGCTTCGAAGGACAAGAAGGTGGCGGCTCTCAAGGAGGCTAAGGCTAAGCTCGAGGAGAGGTTCAAGACTGGAAAAAACAGGTGGTTCTTTACCAAGCTTAGGTTCTGAGATCTTTTTGTAATGGAATTTACAATATGCTTATGTAATTTCGAGAATGAATGTGGAACCATGTTTTGGATTGGTTTAAGACCGTTTGGTTTGCAGTTTAATTCTTAGaggttttttcatttttagttaTGATCATTTTTGCTATATTGGTGCGTTTATTAGTATATTGTCACTGGTTTGATCAAATCTGGTTCCGGTTTTACAACGTTGGATTGATTTTTATTGAAATGGGATTCGTTTTTTGTATGATCATCAATTTTTGGTGTCAGCTTGGTTTTAAAAGGCTCGTCCTTTTTGGAGCCATGGCGATGAGCAAAACGCCTTAGGCATCTCCATAAAACGCTAGTTTGATGTGCCATAAACACGCTTAGGAGATTATCTCAGGATAGAGCCCCCTCTTCAGAAACTGGATGCTCTTGCTTCCACTTACTGTTTTCTCAATCTTGTTTTTGTCAATCTTGTTTTGTTGGCTTGCTTTGATGTGTTGGCTGCTTCTCTCTATTTCTTGAGAATCTGTTAAAGCTTTTCCCATCTCTCTGATGATAATGATATTGTTTGACTTGTTGGCTTCCATGGTGGAAATAAACCAAACAAATTGCCTTGTTCTTTGCGTTTGTTCATCTCTGTGCTGTGTAATGGTTACAATCTGGTATTTCTACCATAGTGACAATGTTTGAAATGTTCAAAGTTCTAACCATCTGGATACGCATTTATTAAACACGCAGGAGTATGAATGTATAGGCTATTTTATAcagtaaaattttaaactggTTTATGAGCGTTACAAAGGTATTGCAATTGGAATATCTGTCACCGAGTCTATGAAAACATGCTCAAGTTGTCACTCCATATACTGTAtaacaacagaaaaaaaaaaaaaacacaagaaacaaaaacatgagGAGCACGTTTCATGATGAATTAGAGGCAAACTAAAGACCAAATTAGTCATTGACGTAAGACGTTATGTCAATCACATCCAACTCTAGAGAGGCTACCATCGTCTCTTCCGCTAATCATATGAAAGAAGAACAAAACACGAGTTTCTTTTCTCTTCCATAAGACATTGCATCTTAACAAACGCCCTCGTCAACATCTATGACTTAGGATATGGTTCTTTCACTGCATACTCGTATGGAAACATTTGTATTGAACACTTAAAGTTAATACCGCTTTGGCTTTTTATAGAATAGAAGCCAAGAAACTTTTGAATGTTTCTAACGACAATCAAAACCtctttttgaataaaatgtcATCAACAGCTGCTGAATATGTTCATACTACTAAATGAACAATGTCATgtcactaatatatatatatgtagggATCAAGGTCACAGAACAATATCACCACTTACCACAATTAAAACgcacaagcaaaaaaaaacgaaaggATGATAGGAaccatctttcttctcttcttttataTTTCAAGTTCTTCATACACTTATGCTTCTCTTACACTGTGTCGTCCAGACCAAAGGGACGCACTTCTCGAGTTCAAGAGTGAGTTTAATGATGAGGGAATTCAGGGTGCTTGGACCTCGTTCTGTGTCACCTCTTCTCCCAAAAGAAAATCATGGGAAAACAATACCGATTGTTGTTATTGGGACGGTATCACATGTGATGCTAACTCaggtgtggtgattgggttagACCTTAGTTCCAGCTGCCTCCATGGCCATTTCAAACCCAACAGCAGTCTTTTCAGACTGCAATATCTCCGGAGTCTGAACCTTGCTTACAATGATTTCAATGCCTCTTCAATCCCAACTAGGATCAATGAACTCATGGGCTTACAAAGACTTGACCTTTCCTACACTTCATTTTCTGGTAAAATTCCAACAGAGATTCTTCACCTAACCAAGTTGGTCTCCCTCGATCTTTCTTCTATTTTTATGTATCCTCAGACTCTCTCATCCCCTGGAAAACCATTTCTTTCTCAACTTGCACAGAACTTAACAAACCTTAGACAACTTGATCTGAGCCATGTAAACCTTTCCTCAGAAATTCCTCAGGTGATGATGTCAAACCTGACCTCTCTAAGATCAATCCGCCTTCATGATTGCAACTTATTTGGTAAATTTCCACGGCTGAGTCCTACTATTCGATCCATTGATTTGAGTGTCAATCCAAATCTAGAATCCTCTCTCCCAGAATTCGATGCAAATAACTCTCTTGTATATTTG
This region of Brassica napus cultivar Da-Ae chromosome C5, Da-Ae, whole genome shotgun sequence genomic DNA includes:
- the LOC106391512 gene encoding 60S ribosomal protein L27-3-like encodes the protein MVKFLKQNKAVILLQGRYAGKKAVIIRSFDDGNRERPYGHCLVAGLKKYPSKVIRKDSAKKTAKKSRVKCFIKVVNYQHLMPTRYTLDVDLKEVATVEALASKDKKVAALKEAKAKLEERFKTGKNRWFFTKLRF